In Salinigranum marinum, one DNA window encodes the following:
- a CDS encoding DNA-3-methyladenine glycosylase family protein: protein MEGESATFETGAIPLSEVGLFDLQATLESGQSYLWDRADGGMYDSLHAHGGDAWYETCVPPIDGVSEERMVVRVRQHDGALEWEATTDPVPVLTHLLRLDDDLDAILDATPELPLLRRAYDRYRGMRLVRDPPFACLISFICSAQMRVARIHGMQRRLARAFGDTVAVDGRTYHAFPTPDQLAAATEADLRELKLGYRAPYVQRTAEMVAEGEADPATAAGHEYEAAREYLTRFVGVGDKVADCVLLFSLGFLEAVPLDTWIQTAIADYYPDCDRGSYADTSRAIRERFGGSYAGYAQTYVFYYLRAEGDLSA from the coding sequence ATGGAAGGCGAGTCCGCCACGTTCGAAACGGGAGCGATCCCGCTCTCGGAGGTCGGCCTGTTCGACCTGCAGGCGACGCTGGAGAGCGGCCAGTCGTACCTCTGGGACCGCGCCGACGGCGGCATGTACGATTCGCTGCACGCCCACGGCGGCGACGCCTGGTACGAGACGTGCGTCCCGCCCATCGACGGCGTGAGCGAGGAGCGCATGGTCGTTCGAGTCCGCCAGCACGACGGGGCACTGGAGTGGGAGGCGACGACGGATCCCGTCCCGGTGCTGACCCACCTCCTCCGCCTCGACGACGACCTCGACGCGATCCTCGACGCCACGCCGGAGCTGCCGCTCCTCCGGCGGGCGTACGACCGCTACCGCGGAATGCGGCTCGTGCGCGATCCGCCGTTCGCCTGTCTGATCTCGTTCATCTGCTCGGCGCAGATGCGCGTCGCGCGCATCCACGGGATGCAGCGGCGACTCGCCCGCGCGTTCGGCGACACCGTCGCGGTCGACGGACGCACGTACCACGCGTTTCCGACGCCCGACCAGCTCGCGGCCGCCACGGAGGCCGACCTCCGCGAACTGAAGCTGGGCTACCGCGCGCCCTACGTCCAGCGGACGGCCGAGATGGTCGCCGAGGGCGAGGCCGACCCGGCGACGGCCGCCGGCCACGAGTACGAGGCGGCCCGCGAGTACCTCACCCGGTTCGTCGGCGTCGGAGACAAGGTGGCCGACTGCGTCCTCCTCTTCTCGCTGGGCTTTCTCGAAGCGGTCCCGCTCGACACGTGGATCCAGACCGCGATCGCCGACTACTACCCCGACTGCGACCGCGGCTCCTACGCCGACACGTCGCGTGCGATCCGCGAGCGGTTCGGCGGCAGCTACGCCGGCTACGCGCAGACGTACGTCTTCTACTACCTCCGTGCCGAGGGCGACCTTTCGGCCTGA
- a CDS encoding DUF555 domain-containing protein, producing MDCRVVVEAAVPVYDVETEDEAIRIAISKTGDMLNPDLNYVEIEMGSRTSPSGETMPPAFIAADEALVALELEMRVFNVEREEHAARIARKEIGTRLQNIPLKILRVDPLPDESEDETAQESTAESGGSNEDGNESGEDDLIPEFEDLVEDN from the coding sequence ATGGATTGTAGAGTCGTCGTCGAGGCCGCCGTTCCGGTGTACGACGTCGAGACGGAAGACGAGGCGATCCGGATCGCCATCTCGAAGACCGGTGACATGCTCAACCCCGACCTCAACTACGTCGAGATCGAGATGGGCTCACGGACGTCGCCGTCGGGCGAGACGATGCCGCCCGCGTTCATCGCCGCCGACGAAGCGCTCGTCGCGCTCGAACTCGAGATGCGCGTCTTCAACGTCGAACGGGAGGAACACGCCGCCCGGATCGCCCGCAAGGAGATCGGGACGCGACTCCAGAACATTCCGCTAAAGATCCTCCGCGTCGATCCGCTCCCCGACGAGTCCGAGGACGAGACGGCGCAGGAGTCGACCGCCGAGAGCGGCGGGTCGAATGAGGACGGGAACGAGAGCGGGGAAGACGACCTCATCCCCGAGTTCGAGGACCTCGTCGAGGACAACTGA
- a CDS encoding UPF0058 family protein — translation MKKQELIHLHGLLSEVRTQMEAWESTELDVSEYETMGVRPTSIHRSKTDHKAAVFEIANGITTAMEEAEPDRVAPRAD, via the coding sequence ATGAAGAAACAGGAGCTCATCCACCTGCACGGTCTGCTATCCGAGGTACGAACGCAGATGGAGGCATGGGAGAGCACCGAACTGGACGTTTCCGAGTACGAGACGATGGGTGTCAGACCGACATCGATCCACCGCTCGAAGACAGATCACAAGGCGGCCGTGTTCGAGATCGCGAACGGGATCACGACCGCGATGGAAGAAGCAGAACCCGACCGCGTGGCCCCAAGGGCCGACTGA
- a CDS encoding translation initiation factor IF-2 subunit beta, translating into MDYDDALDRGLDRAPDIGDAGSRYEVPEPDVRPEGNVTVYENFQATLDRLDRDGTHVLKFLQSELGTAARIDESGRARLTGSFKQSRIADALDAYVDGFVRCSECGLPDTRLVDENGAAMLKCDACGALSTVPDN; encoded by the coding sequence ATGGACTACGATGACGCACTCGACCGCGGGCTCGACCGAGCACCCGACATCGGGGACGCCGGCTCCCGGTACGAGGTGCCGGAGCCGGACGTCCGGCCGGAAGGGAACGTCACCGTCTACGAGAACTTCCAGGCGACGCTCGACCGCCTCGACCGCGACGGGACGCACGTCTTGAAGTTCCTCCAGTCCGAGCTCGGGACGGCCGCGCGGATCGACGAGAGCGGTCGTGCCCGGCTCACCGGCTCGTTCAAACAGTCCCGCATCGCGGACGCACTCGACGCGTACGTCGACGGCTTCGTCCGCTGTTCGGAGTGTGGGCTCCCGGACACGCGGCTCGTCGACGAGAACGGCGCGGCGATGCTGAAGTGTGACGCGTGCGGCGCGCTCTCGACGGTCCCGGACAACTGA
- a CDS encoding transcription initiation factor IIB has translation MSDTTLRTFSTDHETDLDVAAGEGEREDEQTRVCPECGGSLRFDDGETVCAECGLVVEETNIDHGPEWRAFDSTEKDQKSRVGAPTTNMMHDRGLSTNIGWQNKDAYGNSLSSSQREQMQRLRTWNERFRTRDSKERNLKQALGEIDRMASALGLPETVRETASVIYRRALGEDLLPGRSIEGVATASLYAAARQAGTPRSLDELEVVSRVDKMELTRTYRYIVRELKLEIEPADPEQYVPRFASDLGLSDEAERRARELLRNAKGEGLHSGKSPVGLAAAAVYAAALLTNEKVTQSQVSEVANISEVTIRNRYKELLDAEDAGVLA, from the coding sequence ATGAGCGATACCACACTCCGAACCTTCAGTACGGATCACGAGACCGACCTCGACGTCGCCGCAGGCGAGGGCGAACGAGAGGACGAACAGACGCGAGTCTGCCCCGAATGTGGCGGTAGCCTCCGATTCGACGACGGCGAGACCGTGTGTGCCGAGTGCGGCCTCGTCGTCGAGGAGACTAACATCGATCACGGCCCCGAGTGGCGGGCGTTCGACTCGACGGAGAAAGACCAGAAGTCACGCGTCGGTGCCCCCACGACGAACATGATGCACGACCGGGGGCTGTCGACGAACATCGGCTGGCAGAACAAGGACGCCTACGGCAACTCCCTGTCGTCCAGCCAGCGCGAGCAGATGCAACGGCTTCGCACCTGGAACGAGCGCTTCCGCACGCGCGACTCGAAAGAGCGAAACCTCAAGCAGGCGCTCGGCGAGATCGACCGCATGGCCTCGGCGCTGGGACTCCCGGAGACGGTCCGCGAGACCGCGTCGGTGATCTACCGCCGAGCGCTCGGTGAGGATCTCCTCCCCGGTCGCTCGATCGAGGGCGTCGCGACGGCGTCGCTGTACGCCGCGGCCCGACAGGCCGGCACCCCCCGCTCGCTCGACGAACTCGAGGTGGTCTCGCGCGTCGACAAGATGGAGCTCACCCGGACGTACCGCTACATCGTCCGCGAGCTCAAACTCGAGATCGAGCCCGCCGACCCCGAGCAGTACGTCCCGCGGTTCGCCAGCGACCTCGGCCTCTCCGACGAGGCCGAACGGCGCGCGCGCGAACTCCTCCGGAACGCCAAGGGCGAGGGGCTTCACTCGGGTAAATCCCCGGTGGGACTCGCCGCCGCCGCGGTGTACGCCGCCGCGCTGTTGACCAACGAGAAGGTCACCCAGTCGCAGGTGTCGGAGGTCGCGAACATCTCCGAGGTGACGATCCGCAACCGGTACAAGGAACTGCTCGACGCCGAGGATGCCGGCGTCCTCGCCTGA
- the corA gene encoding magnesium/cobalt transporter CorA, with amino-acid sequence MTVGAVVYAPEGVDAYDDLQAARDADGTTWVRASAASPAELDRVASIFGIHPLSIEDVRGDVRPKTEEFPSHTFVLVKTAAFSGGETTFGEEITTQQVGLFVGRDWLVTMSTREVDAVERVWEAVEREDARVLRLGPDFAAYRVLDRIVDDYFVVLDETEDLIEEVEDGVLAGPSEDVLISLNDVRRDLLSIRKVLWPTREAAAVLARGDPDYVREPTEKYYRDVYDHLVQLVDLTETYRELARGARDIYLNSLSQSTNEVMKTLTVVATLLLPLTFVVGVYGMNFSAGPYNMPELGWRFGYPAVMIGMASVTLVLLVYFRQERWL; translated from the coding sequence GTGACGGTCGGAGCAGTCGTCTACGCGCCCGAGGGCGTCGACGCCTACGACGACCTCCAGGCGGCCCGCGACGCCGACGGCACGACGTGGGTTCGCGCGTCGGCCGCCTCCCCGGCGGAACTCGACCGGGTCGCGTCGATATTCGGGATCCACCCGCTCTCGATCGAGGACGTTCGAGGTGACGTCCGACCCAAGACCGAGGAGTTCCCCTCGCACACGTTCGTGCTGGTGAAGACCGCGGCGTTCAGCGGCGGCGAGACGACGTTCGGTGAGGAGATCACGACACAGCAGGTCGGCCTGTTCGTCGGGCGGGACTGGCTCGTGACGATGTCGACGCGGGAGGTCGACGCGGTCGAGCGCGTCTGGGAGGCCGTCGAACGCGAGGACGCGCGCGTGCTGCGACTCGGTCCCGATTTCGCGGCGTACCGCGTCCTCGACCGGATCGTCGACGACTACTTCGTGGTGCTCGACGAGACCGAAGACCTCATCGAGGAGGTCGAAGACGGCGTGCTCGCGGGACCGAGCGAAGACGTTTTGATCTCGCTGAACGACGTCAGACGCGACCTCCTCTCAATCCGGAAGGTACTGTGGCCGACCCGGGAGGCCGCCGCCGTGTTGGCGCGTGGCGACCCCGACTACGTCCGCGAGCCCACCGAGAAGTACTACCGCGACGTCTACGACCACCTCGTCCAGCTCGTCGACCTCACCGAGACGTACCGTGAGCTCGCCCGGGGGGCGCGTGACATCTACCTCAATTCCCTCTCGCAGTCGACCAACGAGGTGATGAAGACGCTGACGGTCGTCGCGACGCTCCTGCTCCCGCTCACGTTCGTCGTCGGCGTCTACGGCATGAACTTCTCCGCCGGGCCGTACAACATGCCCGAACTCGGCTGGCGGTTCGGCTACCCCGCGGTCATGATCGGGATGGCCTCGGTCACGCTCGTCCTGCTCGTCTACTTCCGCCAGGAGCGGTGGCTGTGA
- a CDS encoding DUF6517 family protein — MRLHQRRGLALVLVCLATTSGCLGVFSAGVTTFEAAPADVGDGAAAETGFERNGTRDSVVTRQLGPESASKTVRVVSKVTTYEKPLEIPRLGSVRLGIFSVISTPAVEVAGQTFNPIGEYSNDRLVDLVTDRFGSFSGLERVRSRQVVVRGTETTVTTYAATTTARGQEVPVFVHVTRLRDGDDFLVGIGVYPRAREQRAEITTLLRAIEHPAEA, encoded by the coding sequence GTGAGGCTACACCAACGCCGCGGACTGGCGCTGGTCCTCGTCTGTCTCGCCACCACGAGCGGCTGTCTCGGCGTGTTCTCCGCCGGTGTGACGACGTTCGAGGCGGCACCGGCGGACGTCGGTGACGGGGCCGCCGCCGAGACGGGGTTCGAGCGGAACGGGACGCGCGACAGCGTCGTGACACGGCAACTGGGCCCCGAGAGTGCCTCGAAGACGGTGCGCGTGGTCAGCAAGGTCACGACGTACGAGAAGCCGCTCGAGATCCCGCGCTTGGGAAGTGTTCGGCTCGGCATCTTCAGCGTCATCTCGACGCCTGCAGTCGAAGTCGCCGGGCAGACGTTCAACCCGATCGGGGAGTACTCGAACGACCGACTCGTCGACCTCGTCACGGACCGGTTCGGGTCGTTCTCGGGCCTCGAACGGGTGCGTTCACGCCAGGTCGTCGTTCGCGGGACCGAGACGACCGTGACGACGTACGCCGCGACGACGACGGCGCGGGGGCAGGAGGTCCCCGTCTTCGTCCACGTGACGAGGCTCCGTGACGGCGACGACTTCCTCGTCGGGATCGGCGTTTACCCCCGAGCGCGGGAGCAGCGAGCGGAGATCACGACGCTCCTGCGGGCGATCGAGCATCCCGCCGAGGCGTGA
- a CDS encoding glucosamine inositolphosphorylceramide transferase family protein, producing the protein MAERSDSPLDFGIMCGGDVFQDWQAKCIGRLLEMEGVNLRLLIVDGRDPRGNVSRFLDAVSRSGAPTAVSKAVWQIHQDYLTSRPPARRKVDLTRLLDGVDRVHCTVEREGFSEYFPPDDIESIERYDLDFVLRFSFGIIRGRILTVPTYGVWSFHHGDERRYRGSPAGFWEIYNDDPVTGAILQRLTDELDGGVVLKRGRFKTIPQSREQNLNKLLYATAGWPAQVATDILNGNVDATGGEQSNTDAPIYTAPNPHQLLGYHLKRAGWYLRSRFKTNERRTIGLTDTEVETIGERGLADLQWFPARSGDGSVGDPFVTEIGDDVVVFFTDYTHPDAGGRISYCKYEDGAILSDVHHAFEGEGDVSYPYVLQVDGRHFVVSETRGRDGIHLYEAVEPGQWEFVKTLVPGTRGVAPTLFRHADRWWLFFTKRNALPDTNLYVWSAETLFGAWRPHENNPVKTDVRGSRPAGKPWIEAGQVYRPARDYASPGSAITVNRITELSEETFEEETCYSLSPGEESPIEGGVRTISHCNGVVAIGGTGVVPPTPDPRSPKREANVDWTRSQGTLTRWSEDARTATHRIVSRFGG; encoded by the coding sequence ATGGCAGAACGCTCGGATTCACCGCTCGACTTCGGGATCATGTGCGGCGGGGACGTCTTTCAGGACTGGCAAGCGAAGTGCATCGGTCGGCTGTTGGAGATGGAAGGCGTCAACCTCCGCCTCTTGATCGTCGACGGCCGGGATCCGAGAGGGAACGTCTCGCGGTTTCTGGACGCGGTGTCTCGTTCCGGAGCACCGACTGCGGTCTCGAAAGCCGTCTGGCAGATCCACCAGGACTACCTGACCAGTCGTCCGCCGGCCAGACGGAAAGTCGATCTGACGCGGCTCCTCGACGGCGTGGACAGGGTCCACTGTACGGTGGAGCGGGAGGGCTTCTCGGAGTACTTCCCGCCGGACGACATCGAGTCCATCGAACGGTACGACTTGGATTTCGTCTTGCGGTTCTCGTTCGGGATCATACGAGGTCGGATCCTGACGGTCCCCACGTACGGGGTGTGGTCGTTTCACCACGGTGACGAACGGAGATACCGGGGGAGTCCGGCCGGCTTCTGGGAGATATACAACGACGACCCCGTCACCGGGGCGATCCTGCAGCGGTTGACGGACGAACTCGACGGTGGCGTCGTCCTGAAACGCGGTCGTTTCAAGACGATACCGCAGTCGAGAGAGCAGAACCTGAACAAACTGTTGTACGCGACCGCCGGCTGGCCTGCGCAGGTAGCGACCGACATCCTGAACGGGAACGTGGACGCCACTGGCGGGGAGCAATCGAACACCGACGCACCGATCTACACGGCTCCGAACCCGCATCAGTTGCTCGGATACCACCTGAAGCGGGCGGGGTGGTACCTACGATCCCGGTTCAAGACGAACGAGCGTCGGACGATCGGACTGACCGACACGGAGGTGGAGACGATCGGGGAACGTGGGCTAGCAGACCTCCAGTGGTTCCCCGCTCGGTCTGGGGACGGATCCGTGGGGGATCCGTTCGTGACCGAGATCGGCGACGACGTCGTCGTCTTCTTCACGGACTACACTCACCCGGATGCCGGCGGGAGGATATCGTACTGCAAATACGAGGACGGAGCGATTCTCTCGGACGTCCACCACGCCTTCGAGGGCGAGGGTGACGTTTCCTACCCGTACGTCCTCCAAGTTGACGGGAGGCACTTCGTCGTCTCCGAGACGCGTGGCCGAGACGGGATCCACCTGTACGAAGCGGTGGAACCCGGCCAGTGGGAGTTCGTGAAGACGCTGGTTCCGGGCACACGGGGAGTCGCCCCCACGCTGTTCAGACACGCCGACAGATGGTGGCTGTTCTTCACGAAACGGAACGCGCTCCCGGACACGAACCTGTACGTCTGGTCGGCGGAGACGCTGTTCGGAGCGTGGCGGCCACACGAGAACAACCCGGTCAAGACCGACGTCCGGGGTTCGCGGCCCGCGGGGAAGCCGTGGATCGAAGCAGGGCAGGTGTACAGGCCCGCGCGGGACTATGCGTCTCCTGGAAGCGCCATCACGGTGAACCGAATAACCGAACTGTCTGAGGAGACGTTCGAGGAGGAGACGTGTTACAGCCTGTCCCCCGGCGAGGAGTCACCGATCGAAGGTGGAGTGCGCACCATCTCACACTGTAACGGCGTCGTCGCCATCGGCGGTACCGGAGTCGTTCCACCGACTCCCGACCCGCGCTCGCCGAAACGCGAGGCGAACGTCGATTGGACACGGAGTCAGGGAACACTGACCCGGTGGTCGGAGGACGCTCGGACCGCCACCCATCGGATCGTGTCACGCTTCGGTGGGTAA
- a CDS encoding NOP5/NOP56 family protein, protein MTDETAPRGAGWFENIDREDLDAAAAAISDGEADEPRNWPAVAVEAGYVDSEEQYYERLHEAAIRATEAEVRERERADDQQLKHAIRAMNDAARTANELAERVEEWAGSLFDDVGTGLAGARVVAARDPADPTEERVVSLAARVVALDDERAALRAYVETHAPTVAPNLAEMAGAVLAARLVALAGGLEQLAKMPAGTVQVLGAEDALFAHLRGHASSPKHGVIFTHEFVRGTRRADRGSAARAFAAKLALAARADHYAGERRESLHADLASRMERIRARADATEGDDA, encoded by the coding sequence ATGACTGACGAGACAGCCCCGAGGGGAGCGGGCTGGTTCGAGAACATCGATCGCGAGGATCTCGATGCCGCCGCCGCAGCGATCTCGGACGGCGAAGCCGACGAACCCCGAAACTGGCCAGCGGTGGCCGTCGAGGCCGGATATGTCGACTCGGAAGAACAGTACTACGAGCGGCTTCACGAGGCGGCGATTCGCGCGACGGAGGCGGAAGTCAGAGAACGAGAAAGAGCAGATGACCAACAGTTGAAACACGCGATCCGCGCCATGAACGACGCCGCGCGAACGGCGAACGAACTCGCCGAACGGGTCGAGGAGTGGGCGGGCTCGCTGTTCGACGACGTCGGGACCGGCCTCGCGGGCGCGCGAGTTGTCGCCGCGCGCGACCCGGCGGATCCGACCGAAGAGCGGGTCGTCTCGCTCGCCGCGCGGGTCGTGGCGCTGGACGACGAACGCGCCGCGTTGCGGGCGTACGTCGAGACGCACGCACCGACGGTCGCGCCGAACCTCGCCGAGATGGCCGGGGCCGTGCTGGCCGCTCGTCTCGTCGCCCTCGCCGGCGGGCTCGAACAGCTGGCGAAGATGCCCGCCGGCACGGTGCAGGTGCTCGGTGCCGAGGACGCGCTGTTCGCGCATCTCCGCGGCCACGCCTCCTCACCCAAGCACGGCGTCATCTTCACCCACGAGTTCGTTCGCGGCACCCGCCGCGCCGACAGGGGGTCGGCGGCGCGCGCGTTCGCCGCGAAGCTAGCGCTGGCCGCCCGAGCGGACCACTACGCCGGCGAGCGTCGAGAGTCGCTCCACGCCGACCTGGCGTCGCGGATGGAACGCATTCGGGCCCGCGCCGACGCCACGGAGGGTGACGACGCGTGA
- a CDS encoding fibrillarin-like rRNA/tRNA 2'-O-methyltransferase, with protein sequence MTLPTGVQRRTVDGRERLVTRGEPVYGEPTDGEWRVWDAGRSKLGAMLALGMETGMVGGGSVLYLGAASGTTVSHVADVCGPTYAVEFAPRPTRDLLDVAAARPNLFPLLKDARRPETYAHVVESGVDLLVQDVATRGQADVALRNRRFLRDDGRLLLAVKARSEDVTAAPEDVFGRVQEALAEGYELLATRRLDRYHEDHLAVVARPR encoded by the coding sequence GTGACCCTCCCGACCGGGGTTCAGCGGCGGACCGTCGACGGCCGGGAGCGACTCGTCACCCGCGGTGAACCGGTGTACGGCGAGCCCACGGACGGCGAGTGGCGCGTCTGGGACGCGGGCCGCTCGAAGCTCGGGGCGATGCTCGCACTCGGGATGGAGACGGGGATGGTGGGCGGGGGGTCCGTGCTGTATCTCGGGGCCGCCTCGGGGACGACGGTCAGCCACGTCGCGGACGTCTGTGGGCCGACGTACGCCGTCGAGTTCGCCCCGCGGCCGACCCGAGACCTCCTGGACGTCGCCGCGGCCCGCCCGAACCTCTTTCCCCTGCTCAAAGACGCCCGCCGCCCCGAGACGTACGCACACGTCGTCGAGTCCGGGGTGGATCTGCTCGTCCAGGACGTCGCCACGCGCGGGCAGGCCGACGTCGCGCTCCGGAACCGACGGTTCCTGCGCGACGACGGCCGGCTTCTCCTGGCGGTGAAAGCACGGAGCGAAGACGTCACGGCCGCCCCCGAGGACGTGTTCGGTCGGGTGCAGGAGGCGCTCGCCGAGGGGTACGAACTCTTGGCGACGCGACGGCTCGACCGGTACCACGAGGATCACCTCGCCGTCGTCGCACGCCCGCGGTGA
- a CDS encoding glutamate--cysteine ligase, translated as MDIGSSEAFSRLGTLGVEEEFYIVDEAGQPTSGIDDLVYGSTPPELLEDRLDHELFKFTIETQTPLIESVDAVGETVRAIREALVDHAEAHGYRIAAAGLHPAAKWRELDHAEKPRYRAQLDRIQYPQHRNTTAGLHVHVGVDDADKATWVANELRWYLPPILALSANSPYWNGFDTGLESARAKVFEALPNTGMPTAFDSFDSYLDFERQMVETGSINDRGELWYDVRPHTGHGTVEVRTPDGQTDPARVTAFTEYVHALVIDLAERYEDGETGTEIRRERLDDNKWRAIRHGRDASFVTPDGEDVVDLVTHVDAECDRLGVSGLRDVLDGECCSARQRRIHDEEGMAALRRSLLL; from the coding sequence ATGGATATCGGCTCGTCTGAGGCGTTCTCTCGGCTCGGGACGCTCGGCGTCGAAGAGGAGTTCTACATCGTCGACGAGGCCGGACAGCCGACGTCGGGCATCGACGATCTGGTGTACGGTTCGACCCCTCCCGAACTGCTCGAAGACCGCCTCGACCACGAACTGTTCAAGTTCACCATCGAGACACAGACGCCGCTCATCGAGTCGGTCGACGCGGTCGGCGAGACGGTGCGGGCGATCCGCGAGGCGCTCGTCGATCACGCCGAGGCCCACGGCTACCGCATCGCCGCCGCAGGGCTCCACCCGGCGGCGAAGTGGCGCGAACTCGATCACGCCGAGAAACCCCGGTATCGCGCGCAACTCGATCGGATCCAGTATCCGCAACACCGCAACACGACGGCCGGGCTGCACGTCCACGTCGGCGTCGACGACGCGGACAAGGCGACGTGGGTGGCGAACGAACTCCGGTGGTACCTCCCCCCGATCCTGGCCCTGTCGGCGAACTCGCCGTACTGGAACGGCTTCGACACCGGGCTCGAATCGGCCCGCGCGAAGGTGTTCGAGGCGCTCCCCAACACGGGCATGCCGACCGCCTTCGACTCGTTCGACTCGTATCTCGATTTCGAGCGACAGATGGTCGAGACCGGTTCGATCAACGACCGCGGCGAGCTCTGGTACGACGTCCGGCCGCACACCGGCCACGGGACCGTCGAGGTCCGCACGCCGGACGGGCAGACCGACCCCGCCCGCGTGACGGCCTTCACCGAGTACGTCCACGCGCTCGTGATCGATCTCGCCGAACGGTACGAGGACGGCGAAACCGGGACCGAGATCAGGCGGGAGCGCCTCGACGACAACAAGTGGCGGGCGATCCGCCACGGCCGCGATGCGTCGTTCGTCACCCCCGACGGCGAGGACGTGGTCGATCTCGTCACCCACGTCGACGCCGAGTGCGACCGACTGGGCGTCTCCGGCCTCCGGGACGTGCTCGACGGCGAGTGCTGTTCGGCCCGACAGCGACGGATCCACGACGAGGAGGGGATGGCAGCCCTCCGTCGGTCGCTGTTGCTCTGA
- a CDS encoding winged helix-turn-helix domain-containing protein — MPPEDFDPTDDEPEVKDDPDLEMEEFDEPVVDGADGSPTAKAKAARERLEAEADRAVEGFDENVVDLLAWLLDTETRARIYVYLRQHPASTSEEVADGTGLYPSTVREALAELHDEGTVTRGKRESAGAGNNPYEYEAIAPSELVNGVVDQVQNQLNTVFNLDRRLGGADVAGDDSPVTITVEDESQTE; from the coding sequence ATGCCGCCCGAGGATTTCGATCCCACCGACGACGAGCCCGAGGTGAAAGACGACCCCGACCTCGAGATGGAAGAGTTCGACGAGCCCGTGGTCGACGGTGCCGACGGGTCGCCGACGGCGAAAGCGAAGGCGGCGCGCGAACGGCTCGAAGCAGAGGCCGACCGCGCGGTCGAGGGGTTCGACGAGAACGTGGTCGACCTCCTCGCGTGGCTGCTCGACACGGAGACGCGCGCACGGATCTACGTCTACCTCCGACAGCATCCGGCGTCGACGAGCGAGGAGGTCGCCGACGGGACCGGCCTCTATCCGAGCACGGTCCGGGAGGCGCTCGCGGAGCTCCACGACGAGGGGACGGTGACGCGCGGGAAGCGCGAGAGCGCCGGCGCGGGCAACAACCCCTACGAGTACGAGGCCATCGCGCCCTCGGAACTCGTCAACGGGGTCGTCGATCAGGTCCAAAACCAACTCAACACCGTGTTCAACCTCGACCGACGGCTCGGCGGGGCCGACGTCGCCGGCGACGACTCGCCCGTGACGATCACCGTCGAGGACGAGAGCCAGACGGAGTGA
- a CDS encoding phosphopantetheine adenylyltransferase yields MHVALGGTFDPVHDGHRALFERAFELGDVTVGLTSDELAPETRNVDRYVRPFEERKRDLEAELAVLADEYGREFEVRRLDEPTGIATESGFDALVVSPETESGAEAVNRIRRERGLDPLEVSVVDHVPATDGERISSTRIVRGEIDEHGNPTPERDGRSAVRGSESGS; encoded by the coding sequence ATGCACGTCGCGCTGGGCGGGACGTTCGATCCGGTCCACGATGGGCACCGTGCCCTCTTCGAGCGCGCGTTTGAGCTCGGAGACGTTACGGTCGGGCTCACGAGCGACGAACTCGCGCCGGAGACCAGGAACGTCGACCGCTACGTCCGGCCGTTCGAGGAACGCAAGCGCGACCTCGAAGCCGAACTCGCCGTACTCGCCGACGAGTACGGCCGCGAGTTCGAGGTCAGGCGGCTGGACGAACCCACCGGCATCGCGACCGAATCCGGGTTCGACGCGCTCGTCGTCTCGCCCGAGACCGAGTCGGGTGCCGAGGCCGTCAACCGGATCAGGCGCGAGCGAGGGCTCGACCCGCTGGAGGTGTCGGTCGTCGACCACGTCCCGGCCACCGACGGTGAGCGGATCTCCTCGACGCGCATCGTCCGCGGGGAGATCGACGAACACGGCAACCCCACGCCCGAGCGCGACGGCCGCTCGGCGGTCCGCGGCTCCGAATCCGGCTCGTGA
- a CDS encoding transcription initiation factor IIB family protein, translating to MYRARDRVENEEWLARMDRAADSLELGTEARSVAVDLFLSHVPDAERSKPAVAAASIYAGSLIVGEERSQSRVATTMEVSRLAVQTRWKELLRDAGFQPPEW from the coding sequence ATGTACCGGGCACGCGACCGTGTGGAGAACGAGGAGTGGCTGGCGCGGATGGACCGCGCGGCCGACAGCCTCGAACTCGGCACCGAGGCTCGCTCCGTCGCCGTCGATCTGTTCCTCTCGCACGTCCCCGACGCCGAGCGGTCGAAGCCCGCGGTCGCGGCGGCGAGCATCTACGCCGGGAGCCTCATCGTCGGGGAGGAACGCTCGCAGTCCCGCGTCGCCACGACGATGGAGGTCTCTCGGCTCGCCGTGCAGACGCGCTGGAAGGAACTCCTCCGCGACGCCGGCTTCCAGCCGCCGGAGTGGTAG